The stretch of DNA AACAGCTTGCTGTTTACTGACCTGAACTGCCTTTCAAGATCATCGAGGTCAGGCCCGTCACCCGTCAGTTCAACCTGGCTGATGCTGCCTGTGTAGAGGGAAAAAGCCTGGATGGCGCCAAGGTATCCCGGTCTTTCCATCACCACCTTATCGGAATCTTCAACGAGCACTTTTCCAACCAGGTCCAGCCCCTGTTGTGAACCGGTGGTGATGAGGACGTTACCGGGGTCGACCTCCAAACCGAACCGTTTTTTATACCGTTGACAGATCCATTCCCGCAGGGCGGGCAGCCCTTCACTTGATCCATACTGAAGGCTTTCAGGGGCGCGCTCGGCAAGGATCTTTGACAGCGCACCTTCCAACCGCTTAACGGGGAACAGGCCGGGACTGGGCAAACCGCCCGCAAAGGAGATGACCCGTGGGTCCTCAGCAACTTTCAGGATCTCCCGGATGAAAGACCTGGGTACACGCTGGATACGTTGGGAAAACAAGCTGCCAGAAATTAATCACTCTCCTGCTAACATTTAGATATCATCTGGATGAGATCTTTCTGCAAGTCAACGATAATCCCGTCTTCGATAACCCCGTTTCAATGAAGCTCGCGCTCCGGAAAGTACAGGTTTTCAATAAAGAGTTCCTGGAATTCCGGATCATCGGCCACGTTAAGGTGGGTAATCCCCCTTGCAAGTTCCCGGGCCGCCTCCATGCTCTCGGATGAAAGGAGGGCCATGGAGGCTCCT from bacterium encodes:
- a CDS encoding aminotransferase class I/II-fold pyridoxal phosphate-dependent enzyme translates to MFSQRIQRVPRSFIREILKVAEDPRVISFAGGLPSPGLFPVKRLEGALSKILAERAPESLQYGSSEGLPALREWICQRYKKRFGLEVDPGNVLITTGSQQGLDLVGKVLVEDSDKVVMERPGYLGAIQAFSLYTGSISQVELTGDGPDLDDLERQFRSVNSKL